One window of Biomphalaria glabrata chromosome 6, xgBioGlab47.1, whole genome shotgun sequence genomic DNA carries:
- the LOC106078601 gene encoding 3-oxoacyl-[acyl-carrier-protein] reductase FabG-like: MAGITRYSLSGKVALITGASSGIGAATATLFAQLGARLALTGRNEVNLKKVGEKCEKASGKKPLLLVGDLTVDADTKRIFQGAVDGYQGQLDILINNAGIIALGGIQKATLEQYDKIMNTNVRTMFHMTQLAVPYLIKTRGNVVNVSSINGLRAFAGVLTYSLSKHAIDAFTQCVALDLADKKVRVNCVNPGVTHTELHKRAGLNEKEYEAYLKRARFTHALGRYAEPEEVADCIAFLASDQASFITGASIPVDGGRHALCPSSLSREEGGVSAMAQNTDV, translated from the exons GTGCAAGCTCGGGTATCGGTGCAGCCACAGCTACTCTTTTTGCTCAACTGGGGGCCAGGTTGGCTCTGACTGGAAGAAATGAAGTCAATTTGAAAAAAGTTGGTGAGAAATGTGAAAAAGCAAGTGGGAAAAAA CCATTACTTCTTGTTGGTGACTTGACAGTAGATGCTGATACAAAAAGAATATTTCAGGGAGCTGTGGATGGCTATCAAGGCCAGCTAGACATATTG atcaaCAATGCTGGTATTATTGCTCTGGGTGGAATACAGAAGGCAACATTAGAACAATATGACAAAATAATGAACACAAATGTCAG AACTATGTTTCACATGACGCAGCTGGCTGTTCCATATCTCATCAAAACTAGAGGAAATGTTGTGAATGTCTCAAGTATAAATGGACTACGTGCC TTTGCTGGTGTTCTTACATACAGTTTGTCCAAACATGCAATAGATGCCTTTACACAGTGTGTTGCTTTGG ATTTAGCTGACAAGAAAGTCAGAGTCAACTGTGTGAA CCCTGGTGTAACTCACACTGAACTACATAAACGAGCTGGTCTAAATGAAAAGGAATATGAAGCA TATCTTAAGAGAGCAAGATTTACACATGCTTTAGGAAGATACGCTGAGCCAGAGGAAGTAGCAGATTGTATAGCCTTTCTAGCATCAGACCAGGCCTCCTTCATCACAGGAGCAAGTATACCAGTGGATGGTGGTCGGCATGCTTTGTGTCCCAGCAGCTTATCACGTGAAGAGGGTGGTGTCTCTGCCATGGCTCAAAATACAGACGTTTAA